One Elusimicrobiota bacterium genomic region harbors:
- a CDS encoding transketolase, protein MTVQELEKKAKIVRADIIRMLAEAKSGHPGGSLSATDLMVGLYFEKLKHNPKNPEWKDRDRVIFSKGHACPLLYACLAETGYFPTDELMTLRKLGTRLQGHPGKNKGLPGIEISTGSLGQGLSAGVGMALGFKLDKKSNRVYVLMGDGELQEGSNWEGVMSAAHYKLDNLCGIVDSNKLQIDGAVKDVMNIAPLPDKWLAFGWNVIEIDGHNMSEVIAAYDKASLTKEKPSVIIANTVKGKGVSFMENQAGWHGKTPNKEQAAMALKELGVI, encoded by the coding sequence ATGACAGTTCAGGAACTTGAAAAGAAGGCAAAAATTGTAAGAGCTGACATTATCAGGATGTTAGCTGAAGCAAAAAGCGGTCATCCGGGCGGGTCGCTTTCGGCGACAGATTTAATGGTAGGATTGTATTTTGAAAAATTGAAACATAACCCGAAAAATCCGGAATGGAAAGACCGTGATAGAGTTATTTTTTCAAAAGGGCACGCCTGCCCGCTTTTGTATGCATGTCTTGCGGAAACGGGTTATTTCCCGACTGATGAGCTGATGACATTAAGAAAATTAGGTACTAGGTTGCAGGGACATCCCGGTAAAAACAAAGGACTTCCTGGAATAGAAATTTCAACCGGTTCTCTTGGACAAGGACTGTCAGCGGGTGTCGGGATGGCTTTGGGTTTTAAACTTGACAAAAAGTCAAACAGGGTTTATGTTTTAATGGGTGACGGTGAATTGCAAGAGGGTTCAAATTGGGAAGGAGTTATGTCTGCGGCACATTATAAACTTGATAATCTTTGTGGGATTGTTGATTCCAATAAACTTCAGATAGACGGTGCGGTAAAAGATGTTATGAATATTGCACCTCTTCCGGATAAATGGCTTGCGTTCGGCTGGAATGTTATTGAAATTGACGGGCATAATATGTCAGAAGTAATTGCCGCATATGATAAGGCATCTTTAACAAAAGAAAAACCTTCTGTAATTATTGCAAATACAGTAAAAGGTAAAGGTGTTTCGTTTATGGAAAATCAGGCTGGCTGGCATGGTAAGACACCTAACAAAGAACAAGCAGCGATGGCTTTGAAAGAGTTGGGAGTTATATAA
- a CDS encoding response regulator, whose product MYKILVVDDDIITLQLLEFLLTKHGYSVTLCDRGSDGIKKALEIKPNVILLDVMMPEMNGIEVCKNLKANPETKNIPILFLSALGQDMEVMRGLMAGSDGYILKPFEPADLLKQIQRLAEKTLGN is encoded by the coding sequence ATGTACAAAATATTAGTGGTGGATGACGACATCATTACTTTACAACTTTTGGAATTTTTATTAACTAAACATGGTTACAGTGTTACTCTCTGTGATCGCGGTAGCGATGGTATTAAAAAAGCATTAGAGATAAAACCAAATGTAATTCTTCTTGATGTTATGATGCCGGAAATGAATGGTATAGAAGTTTGTAAAAATCTTAAAGCAAATCCTGAAACAAAGAATATCCCAATTTTATTTTTATCGGCACTTGGACAGGACATGGAAGTCATGCGGGGACTTATGGCTGGTTCCGATGGTTACATTTTAAAACCGTTCGAACCGGCAGATTTGCTTAAACAAATACAAAGATTAGCAGAAAAAACACTTGGAAATTGA
- a CDS encoding GAF domain-containing sensor histidine kinase encodes MKTKQNVGIKLSFCILVFLILIIVTHIFAKNIESNVLLILFCLVISILGYSLIFRPVKLLEKMLNNALDGDYSQGGEPAVFNKVGYDLNSLLHRLMISQESLNILFAASKTITSRTEIDDVINMLLDLVYDKMMMSLASVTFQDSDGILRIKASRGFSEDFIQNIHLAAGEGFCGRSFSSKETIIVNDTAKEKNPATEKIVSQEGIVSFVHIPIIVNDKSIGILSVASKTKNFFDAGIVKTLTTLTNYLAIAIGNSKMYQEIQEFNKRLELEVESTTEELMNTNLRLISKVKEMKALNDIIFSANSKSEIEEIFSSVIEKIKISSNTSIVGFMIYNDLDTLVGYGDLKGFDLKVSDNNGSVLVKTFKEVTSYVSNELFVETAPDLQNLYKNYKVTALVALPLLEKKVIGLFVLGNKMVGKFSHEDIRFLSIIASQIAELICRAKLYEQVNQRVSELTTLRDISDTIRTEPQLEEIIEIIAEKTMKVLGSDYAVCWLLDETGEKLVPKFPLDYAGIQKMNLNIKSPSVIVKSFLEGKVQSFENLEFQNELEELQKTFKINSYLSVPLKVENKKIGLFCFCSTEHNFFKEEKVRIAELIGSQIAVIVENARIHSQLKEFNIKLERLNKVKDDFVAMVSHELRTPLTAIKGFVHVVCDGEAGPVNEQQKKFLGIAKQSIDHLNILISDLLDLSKIESGLITLKLERVNLSDIAKKSVITNTSLVQSKGIDLKVDIDNDLPEIDADHLRLLQVYNNLISNAIKFSNINGKINVVVKDKGDYIISSVSDRGIGIPKEEHQKIFDKFYQVDSSPTRAASGTGLGLFIVKTVIELHGGKIWIDSDLGQGSTFSFLLPKQKKLSRRKHVQNISGG; translated from the coding sequence ATGAAAACAAAACAGAATGTTGGAATAAAATTGAGTTTTTGTATATTAGTATTTTTAATATTGATTATAGTGACTCATATATTTGCAAAAAATATTGAAAGCAATGTGTTGTTAATTTTATTTTGTTTAGTGATTTCAATATTAGGATATAGTTTAATATTTAGACCTGTGAAATTACTTGAAAAAATGTTGAACAATGCTTTAGATGGTGATTACTCCCAAGGTGGAGAACCAGCAGTTTTTAATAAAGTTGGTTATGACCTCAATTCGCTTTTGCACCGTCTGATGATTTCACAAGAATCACTTAATATTCTTTTTGCAGCTTCTAAAACAATCACTTCCCGTACTGAAATAGATGATGTAATTAATATGCTTTTAGATTTAGTGTACGATAAAATGATGATGTCTTTAGCTAGCGTTACTTTTCAGGATAGTGATGGAATTTTGAGAATTAAAGCATCCCGCGGTTTCTCGGAAGATTTCATACAAAATATTCATTTGGCAGCAGGCGAAGGTTTCTGCGGCCGGTCATTTTCAAGTAAGGAAACCATAATAGTTAACGACACTGCAAAGGAAAAAAATCCTGCCACTGAAAAAATTGTTAGCCAGGAAGGTATTGTATCGTTTGTACATATTCCGATAATAGTTAATGATAAATCAATAGGAATTCTCAGTGTTGCTTCAAAAACAAAGAACTTTTTTGATGCAGGAATAGTCAAGACTTTAACAACGCTTACAAACTATTTAGCAATAGCAATAGGAAATTCTAAAATGTATCAGGAGATACAGGAATTTAATAAACGGCTCGAGTTAGAAGTAGAATCCACGACTGAAGAGCTTATGAATACGAATCTCCGTTTGATTTCAAAAGTCAAAGAAATGAAAGCATTGAATGATATAATATTTTCTGCAAATAGTAAATCTGAAATAGAAGAAATATTTTCATCAGTAATTGAAAAAATAAAAATATCTTCAAACACATCAATTGTCGGTTTTATGATTTATAATGATTTGGATACGCTTGTGGGTTATGGAGACCTTAAAGGATTTGACTTGAAAGTTTCAGATAATAACGGAAGTGTGTTGGTTAAAACATTTAAGGAAGTTACTTCTTATGTTTCAAATGAATTATTTGTTGAGACTGCTCCTGATTTACAAAACCTTTATAAGAATTATAAAGTTACAGCTTTAGTCGCGCTCCCGTTATTGGAAAAGAAAGTCATCGGACTTTTTGTGCTTGGCAATAAAATGGTTGGTAAATTTTCGCATGAAGACATAAGATTTTTATCGATAATTGCGTCACAGATAGCAGAACTTATTTGCCGGGCAAAACTTTATGAACAGGTTAACCAGCGTGTTAGTGAGTTGACTACATTAAGGGACATATCCGATACTATAAGAACTGAACCGCAATTAGAAGAAATTATTGAGATAATAGCAGAAAAGACGATGAAAGTCTTAGGTTCTGATTATGCTGTTTGCTGGCTATTAGATGAAACAGGTGAAAAACTTGTGCCTAAATTTCCGCTCGACTATGCGGGTATTCAAAAAATGAATTTGAATATTAAAAGTCCCTCTGTCATTGTGAAAAGTTTTCTGGAAGGTAAAGTGCAATCTTTTGAAAATTTAGAGTTCCAGAATGAGTTGGAAGAATTACAAAAAACTTTTAAAATAAATTCTTATCTTTCCGTCCCGCTTAAGGTTGAGAATAAAAAAATAGGGCTCTTTTGTTTTTGTTCTACGGAACATAACTTTTTTAAGGAAGAAAAAGTGCGTATTGCAGAATTGATAGGGAGTCAGATAGCTGTCATAGTAGAGAATGCTAGAATCCATAGTCAGCTTAAAGAATTTAATATAAAACTTGAACGGTTAAATAAAGTTAAAGATGATTTCGTGGCGATGGTTTCTCATGAGTTGAGAACACCGCTTACTGCAATAAAAGGTTTTGTTCATGTTGTTTGTGACGGCGAAGCTGGTCCTGTAAATGAACAGCAGAAAAAATTTCTCGGTATTGCAAAGCAGTCAATAGACCATCTTAATATACTAATTTCAGATTTACTTGATTTATCGAAAATAGAGAGCGGACTTATTACTTTAAAATTGGAAAGAGTTAATTTGTCGGATATAGCAAAGAAATCAGTTATAACTAATACCAGTCTGGTTCAATCTAAAGGAATTGATTTAAAAGTTGATATTGATAATGACTTGCCTGAAATTGATGCTGATCACTTGCGGTTGCTTCAAGTTTATAATAATCTTATTTCAAATGCTATAAAATTTAGCAATATTAATGGAAAAATAAATGTTGTTGTAAAGGATAAAGGTGATTATATTATTTCCTCTGTATCTGATAGGGGTATTGGAATTCCTAAAGAAGAACATCAAAAAATATTTGATAAATTTTACCAGGTTGATTCATCTCCTACTCGCGCTGCTTCCGGAACCGGTCTTGGTTTATTTATTGTTAAAACAGTTATAGAACTTCATGGCGGTAAGATTTGGATTGATTCGGATCTCGGCCAGGGTTCAACTTTTTCTTTTTTGCTACCGAAACAAAAAAAGTTATCAAGGAGGAAGCATGTACAAAATATTAGTGGTGGATGA
- the dnaA gene encoding chromosomal replication initiator protein DnaA, whose protein sequence is MIKKWDLVPSPCDRDINRFKLLLSSTDDSLADVIKYFGQDAGKPFTPLSQEYNFAIYIYNVSEEKKIATEKFLKSKCESGKVGGTSKGKDLEEILEKIAGIEEPELEQPVIKHEDIKKTEKAAEKVAEKAVERVTEKAVEKAAEKVVEKTAEKATENTIGKMAEKTFIEKEVSKGGGWKPKLNLKYVFDEFIVGSNNRFVHAAAWGVSQSPGKTYNPLFIYGGVGLGKTHIMQAIGNTVKDKNPSSKVLYITTEKFTSEVIEAIKTGGLMDFREHYRELDVLLIDDIQFLSEVESTQEEFFHTFNILHENQKQIVMTSDKPPKKLAGIEDRLKSRFEWGLIADIKPPDLETRVAILKRKGQRENLEVDEKILIYIASKLKSNVRELEGFLKRLKAYIEMSNTTLNLELVKELIGDLLPEEEKIEKIEKVEKIIVSSSPAPAVTPAAEAKPAPVVVPEPVIKPAPVVTPEPVIKPAPAVTPAPVIKPAPAVMPEAEPTLPPTATEEKVVNEPVIPVKEEPLPVTPAPVYAAKNEYDLLKPVEVGYFYPEGHENDFEKMKELFKEVIKKHKLKFRLSGVFDKSYTTDKKINYSLFVQLCKTNNLSIIILLGPPPATSVSEDDFTNMITTICETNNISAEIIPYSDLAKQYKYLNVTLDITLLVHKDISRNKQEK, encoded by the coding sequence ATGATTAAAAAATGGGATTTAGTACCATCTCCGTGTGACAGGGATATAAATAGATTTAAACTTTTGCTTTCCTCAACAGATGATAGTCTTGCCGATGTGATAAAATATTTTGGTCAGGATGCAGGCAAACCTTTTACTCCTCTTTCGCAGGAATATAATTTTGCAATTTATATATATAATGTATCTGAAGAAAAGAAAATTGCTACTGAAAAGTTTTTAAAAAGCAAATGTGAAAGTGGAAAAGTTGGAGGAACATCTAAAGGTAAGGATTTGGAAGAAATTTTAGAAAAAATAGCAGGAATAGAAGAACCTGAACTGGAACAACCGGTAATTAAACATGAAGATATTAAAAAAACAGAAAAGGCAGCAGAAAAGGTAGCAGAAAAGGCAGTAGAAAGGGTAACAGAAAAGGCAGTAGAAAAGGCAGCAGAAAAGGTAGTAGAAAAGACAGCAGAAAAGGCAACAGAAAATACTATAGGAAAGATGGCAGAAAAAACTTTTATAGAAAAAGAAGTTAGTAAAGGAGGAGGCTGGAAACCAAAACTGAATTTAAAGTATGTTTTCGATGAATTTATTGTTGGTTCGAATAACCGTTTTGTTCATGCCGCTGCATGGGGTGTTTCACAAAGTCCCGGTAAAACATACAATCCTCTTTTTATCTATGGTGGTGTTGGATTAGGAAAAACGCATATTATGCAAGCAATAGGGAACACTGTTAAAGACAAAAATCCGTCATCGAAAGTGCTTTATATTACAACTGAAAAGTTTACTTCAGAAGTTATTGAAGCGATAAAAACTGGCGGATTGATGGATTTTAGGGAACATTATAGAGAACTTGATGTGCTTCTTATTGATGATATTCAGTTTTTATCAGAAGTGGAGTCCACGCAGGAAGAATTCTTTCACACATTTAATATTCTGCATGAAAATCAGAAACAAATAGTTATGACATCAGATAAACCGCCAAAGAAGCTTGCGGGTATAGAAGACCGGTTGAAATCACGTTTCGAATGGGGGCTTATTGCTGATATAAAACCTCCTGATTTGGAGACTCGGGTTGCAATATTAAAAAGAAAAGGACAACGTGAGAATTTAGAAGTTGATGAAAAAATATTAATTTATATTGCTAGTAAGTTAAAATCAAATGTTAGGGAACTCGAAGGTTTTTTAAAACGACTTAAAGCATATATAGAGATGAGTAATACAACGCTAAATTTGGAATTGGTTAAGGAGTTGATAGGTGATCTTTTGCCTGAAGAAGAAAAAATAGAAAAAATAGAGAAAGTAGAGAAAATAATAGTTTCTTCATCCCCTGCACCCGCAGTTACTCCAGCAGCTGAAGCTAAGCCAGCGCCTGTAGTCGTGCCGGAACCTGTAATCAAGCCAGCACCTGTGGTCACGCCAGAACCTGTAATCAAACCAGCACCTGCAGTCACGCCAGCACCTGTAATCAAACCAGCACCTGCAGTCATGCCAGAAGCTGAACCCACGTTGCCTCCAACAGCGACTGAAGAAAAAGTTGTTAATGAGCCGGTTATTCCGGTTAAAGAAGAGCCTCTGCCGGTTACGCCTGCACCTGTTTATGCTGCTAAAAACGAATATGATTTATTAAAACCAGTAGAAGTAGGTTATTTTTATCCGGAAGGTCATGAAAATGATTTTGAAAAAATGAAAGAATTATTTAAGGAAGTTATAAAGAAACACAAATTGAAATTTCGCCTTAGCGGTGTTTTTGATAAAAGTTATACAACAGATAAAAAAATAAATTATTCACTTTTTGTTCAATTATGTAAAACTAATAATCTGTCTATAATAATTTTACTGGGTCCGCCGCCGGCTACTTCAGTTTCAGAAGATGATTTTACAAATATGATTACGACTATTTGCGAAACGAATAATATTTCAGCAGAAATAATACCTTATTCTGATTTGGCAAAACAATATAAGTATTTAAACGTTACTTTGGATATAACATTGCTTGTACATAAGGATATTTCACGAAACAAACAGGAAAAATAA
- a CDS encoding PilT/PilU family type 4a pilus ATPase: protein MNVSELLQTMLRKGISDIHFKVGSSPVVRINGNLAATGLENFSSKHVEEIAYGLLNEEQKKRFEAENEIDVSYSVDDVSRFRINIYRQRGTLALTLRVIPLQVKPFEELNLPSRILKKLAEVPRGLILFAGITGAGKTTTMNAVIDYINEKFAYKIVMIEDPIEYFHKDKKSFVCQREVGVDTKSFGKGLKYVLRQDPDVVCIGEMRDFEAISAGIAAAETGHLVLSTIHNMDTVQTIDKIIDAFPPHQQHQVRISLSNVLKGIVAQRLIPTIKGDVRLPATEILIGTSLIRKNIADAKSTEIYKLMEQGEYYGMNTFDQDIINLYKEKKITLEEALENATNPDDLMLKITGIEKEEK from the coding sequence ATGAATGTATCTGAACTTTTACAAACGATGTTAAGAAAAGGGATTTCAGATATTCACTTCAAAGTAGGAAGTTCGCCGGTGGTAAGAATTAATGGAAACCTTGCTGCAACTGGTTTGGAAAACTTTTCTTCAAAACATGTAGAGGAAATTGCTTACGGGCTTTTGAACGAAGAACAGAAAAAAAGGTTTGAAGCGGAAAACGAAATAGATGTATCTTACAGTGTGGATGATGTTTCAAGATTCCGTATAAATATATATCGCCAGCGGGGAACTCTTGCGCTTACATTAAGAGTAATTCCATTACAAGTGAAACCTTTTGAAGAACTTAATTTACCGTCACGCATATTAAAAAAACTTGCTGAAGTTCCTCGTGGTCTTATTTTATTTGCAGGTATAACAGGTGCGGGAAAAACTACGACAATGAATGCGGTTATTGATTATATAAATGAAAAATTTGCATATAAAATTGTTATGATTGAAGACCCTATTGAGTATTTTCACAAGGATAAAAAATCATTTGTATGTCAAAGGGAAGTTGGTGTTGATACAAAATCGTTTGGTAAGGGTTTAAAATATGTGTTAAGACAGGACCCGGATGTTGTTTGTATCGGTGAAATGCGTGATTTTGAGGCGATATCCGCAGGAATTGCTGCTGCTGAAACAGGACATCTTGTTTTGTCAACCATTCACAATATGGATACAGTTCAAACAATAGATAAAATTATTGACGCATTTCCGCCTCACCAACAACATCAAGTAAGGATTTCACTTTCAAATGTATTGAAAGGCATAGTTGCGCAAAGACTAATACCAACAATTAAAGGCGATGTGCGTTTGCCCGCGACTGAAATTCTTATTGGAACGTCACTTATTAGAAAAAATATTGCTGATGCTAAATCTACTGAGATTTATAAGCTTATGGAGCAAGGCGAATATTATGGTATGAATACTTTTGACCAGGATATAATTAATCTTTATAAGGAAAAAAAGATAACACTTGAAGAAGCATTAGAAAACGCAACAAATCCTGATGATTTAATGTTAAAAATTACAGGAATTGAAAAAGAAGAAAAATGA
- the deoC gene encoding deoxyribose-phosphate aldolase, which translates to MHIAAFIDHTLLKADATEKDIRKLCVEAKKFNFASVCVNPVYVSLAGKLLVDSSVKVCTVVGFPLGATTSTVKAIEAKDAIKSGADEIDMVLNIGALKSGNYKLVFDDIKAVRKITRGKILKVILETALLEKKEKIKVCLLAKKAGADFVKTSTGFAQSGATVKDILLMRATVGPNMGIKASGGIRTQDDAVKMLNAGATRIGASASVAIVLGK; encoded by the coding sequence ATACACATTGCTGCTTTCATTGACCACACATTATTAAAAGCAGACGCTACTGAAAAGGATATTAGAAAACTTTGTGTTGAAGCAAAAAAATTTAATTTTGCATCCGTATGTGTTAACCCTGTGTATGTTTCACTTGCCGGTAAACTTCTTGTTGATTCATCTGTAAAGGTTTGTACTGTAGTCGGTTTCCCGCTTGGTGCAACAACTTCTACTGTGAAAGCAATTGAGGCAAAAGATGCAATTAAAAGCGGTGCCGATGAAATTGATATGGTTTTAAATATAGGGGCACTGAAAAGTGGTAATTATAAATTAGTATTTGATGATATAAAAGCTGTTCGTAAAATAACCCGTGGTAAAATTTTAAAAGTAATATTAGAAACAGCACTTCTTGAAAAAAAGGAAAAAATAAAAGTATGCCTGTTAGCAAAAAAAGCGGGTGCGGATTTCGTTAAAACATCGACCGGTTTTGCCCAATCAGGTGCGACTGTTAAAGATATTCTGCTGATGCGGGCAACAGTAGGACCGAATATGGGCATTAAAGCATCTGGTGGAATAAGAACTCAGGATGACGCCGTAAAAATGTTAAACGCAGGAGCAACCCGTATAGGGGCGTCTGCTTCAGTAGCGATTGTTTTAGGAAAATGA
- a CDS encoding HEAT repeat domain-containing protein: MQQKKKTTNVESSLIVENFSDADIHIRELTATLKNNINSEVRLSAVSQLGEYGKKATTVLIDALNEEKNEVVLSEIIKTLGNIGDEVGVGYFIEKLEGSAVIRASVISAFGMIGSSKYLPYLRKALEDKDRRVRIEAIHAIARICSLELYDDLLNISRNDTDAEVRAESVEALVKIALYNQNQKIFVELRKELILQEEKSSKVPFLQMVILEGLKELQIFSDYEDVISDRDNIYLEKQELEKQLKTISDKKNKTREIPSYRRTNIFYISGLILLITVIIEGIFLVKEANIKQKEIQLSDEKIKVLEAKITLQNDQEQQAKETTAKYQQIKDMEEEINKFAINAISDNTKVAKVFMKCHDAFFNTKIKDIGLDLAYRKKKYFFDSAQLASSGKIKEAQELYKQAEELK; encoded by the coding sequence ATGCAACAGAAAAAGAAAACTACTAATGTAGAATCTTCATTGATAGTTGAAAATTTCTCAGATGCGGATATTCATATCCGGGAGCTGACTGCAACATTAAAAAATAATATAAATTCAGAAGTACGTTTATCAGCAGTAAGTCAGCTTGGCGAATATGGAAAAAAAGCAACAACAGTTCTTATAGATGCTTTAAATGAAGAGAAAAATGAAGTGGTTTTGTCTGAAATTATAAAGACACTTGGTAACATAGGTGATGAGGTGGGTGTCGGTTATTTCATAGAAAAACTTGAAGGATCTGCTGTTATACGTGCTTCTGTTATATCTGCTTTTGGAATGATAGGTAGCAGTAAATATCTTCCATATTTGCGTAAAGCGCTTGAAGATAAAGATAGAAGAGTACGGATTGAAGCAATTCACGCCATAGCGAGGATTTGCAGCCTTGAGTTGTATGATGACCTGTTAAATATTTCAAGAAATGATACCGATGCTGAGGTTCGTGCTGAATCCGTAGAGGCGCTGGTTAAAATTGCATTATATAATCAAAATCAAAAGATTTTTGTAGAACTTAGAAAAGAATTAATCTTACAAGAAGAAAAAAGCTCTAAAGTTCCTTTCCTACAGATGGTAATTCTTGAAGGGCTGAAAGAATTACAAATATTTTCTGACTATGAAGATGTTATTTCTGACCGCGACAATATTTATCTTGAGAAGCAAGAATTAGAAAAGCAGCTGAAAACAATAAGCGATAAGAAAAATAAAACCAGAGAAATCCCCTCTTATAGAAGAACTAATATATTTTATATAAGTGGATTAATTCTTTTAATTACGGTAATTATAGAAGGGATATTTCTTGTTAAGGAAGCCAATATAAAACAAAAAGAAATACAACTGTCTGATGAAAAAATAAAAGTACTGGAAGCAAAAATTACGTTACAGAATGACCAGGAACAACAAGCAAAAGAAACAACTGCAAAGTACCAGCAGATAAAAGATATGGAAGAAGAAATAAATAAATTTGCCATTAATGCAATTTCTGATAATACTAAGGTTGCAAAAGTTTTTATGAAATGTCATGACGCATTTTTTAATACAAAAATCAAAGATATCGGGCTTGACCTCGCATATAGAAAGAAGAAATATTTTTTTGATTCCGCACAATTAGCGTCCTCCGGCAAAATAAAAGAAGCACAAGAGTTGTATAAGCAGGCGGAGGAATTGAAGTAG